In Cyanobium sp. AMD-g, the DNA window TAGGCCGTGGGGAACAGCAGCAGACCGGACCACCCCACGAAAACGAAGCGGTCGCGCTTGAGCCAGTCGTCGAGGACGTCGAACCATCCACGCGTGGCCGGTGCACGCCCTAGGGCGATCGTCATGGTTGAAAGCGGTGCGGATGACCCGCAGGGCTGTGGGTTACCGGGGGATGGTAACAACGTTGATCCGCCCCCCGTGCCAGGCGACACGGGCTGAAACTGACGGCTCCGGCACGCTTCGCGGCAGGATGGCGGGCCATTGCCCTTTCGTCCCGCATGGCTTCGCCCGGCGTCGCTTCCCCTTCGGCCGACGAGCAGGTGCTGGAGCAACCGGTGCTCGGCTCCCGCCGTCTGTCCAACTTGCTGGTGGCGGCGGCCGTCAGCATCGGTGGCCTTGGTTTCGTGCTCACGAGCGCCTCCAGCCGCTTCGGCCGTGATCTTCTGCCCATCGGCCACCCTGCCGCCCTGGTCTGGGTGCCCCAGGGTCTTGTGATGGGGCTTTATGGGGTGGCGGCGCTGTTGCTGGCCACCTACCTGTGGCTCGTGATCAGCATTGATGTGGGCTCGGGCCTCAACCGTTTCGATCGCGGGTCCGGCGAAGCCCGCATCAGCC includes these proteins:
- a CDS encoding photosystem I assembly protein Ycf4, whose translation is MASPGVASPSADEQVLEQPVLGSRRLSNLLVAAAVSIGGLGFVLTSASSRFGRDLLPIGHPAALVWVPQGLVMGLYGVAALLLATYLWLVISIDVGSGLNRFDRGSGEARISRRGFRQLIEVVIPLREIQAVKVEVRDGLSPQRRLALRVQGRRDMPLTRVGEPMPLADLELAGARLARFLGVPLEGL